The Saccharomonospora glauca K62 genome has a segment encoding these proteins:
- a CDS encoding amino acid permease, with translation MSASTDPAAHDETAAPSGYEERGEVGYRRTLSNLQIQMIAFGGAIGVGLFLGLGEQLNTAGPGLVISFLVVGTLVYLLMRALGEMTVYRPTTGGFVSYAREFVGPRFAHLTGWIYVTVVVLVGIADISAVGVYTTYWFPDAPAWLSPLVALCLVFGTNMLTVRLFGLIESVAAAIKVIAIVLFLITGVLIVVFSGSGAEASVTNLWADGFLPNGVWPVVLVMQAVVFSFSAVEVTATAAGEAKDAARSMPKAVRAVVFRMGLFYIGSIVVLSMLLPTVRYSGQESPFVTALASLGVPYVGGIMNVVVLSASLSGVNAALYTTVRFLRNLAAHGSAPKATVVITSRGVPVGAVVFTCALYLVGILLILFADAGSIFSLALDAASVGILLSWMSIFISHLRFRARVRDGSLDGVSFRMPGSPYTDWICLAVLATIFCSLALDGDTSYAGLIATVVLVAVHGATYEIAKRRVARHGLPDVTPVGRARD, from the coding sequence ATGTCCGCGAGTACCGACCCCGCCGCACACGACGAGACCGCGGCGCCGTCCGGTTACGAGGAACGGGGCGAAGTCGGGTACCGGAGGACGCTTTCGAACCTCCAGATCCAGATGATCGCTTTCGGTGGCGCCATCGGTGTCGGACTCTTCCTCGGCCTCGGTGAGCAGTTGAACACGGCCGGTCCCGGACTGGTGATCTCGTTCCTGGTCGTCGGGACGTTGGTGTACCTGCTGATGCGGGCTCTCGGCGAGATGACCGTGTACCGGCCCACCACCGGGGGTTTCGTCTCGTACGCCCGCGAGTTCGTCGGGCCGCGTTTCGCCCACCTGACCGGCTGGATCTACGTGACCGTCGTCGTGCTGGTCGGCATCGCCGACATCTCCGCCGTCGGCGTCTACACCACCTACTGGTTCCCGGACGCGCCCGCGTGGCTGTCCCCGCTGGTGGCGTTGTGTCTCGTGTTCGGCACCAACATGCTGACCGTGCGGCTCTTCGGGTTGATCGAGAGCGTGGCGGCGGCGATCAAGGTGATCGCCATCGTGCTGTTCCTGATCACCGGCGTGCTGATCGTGGTGTTCAGCGGTTCGGGGGCCGAGGCGAGCGTGACGAACCTGTGGGCGGACGGGTTCCTGCCCAATGGGGTGTGGCCGGTCGTCCTGGTGATGCAGGCGGTGGTGTTCTCGTTCTCCGCGGTGGAGGTGACTGCCACTGCGGCCGGTGAGGCGAAGGACGCCGCGAGGTCGATGCCGAAGGCCGTGCGCGCGGTGGTGTTCCGGATGGGCCTGTTCTACATCGGCTCCATCGTGGTGTTGTCGATGCTGCTGCCCACGGTGCGCTACAGCGGGCAGGAGTCGCCGTTCGTCACCGCGTTGGCCAGCCTCGGGGTTCCCTACGTGGGCGGCATCATGAACGTGGTGGTGCTCAGCGCCTCACTGTCCGGAGTCAACGCGGCCCTCTACACGACGGTGCGGTTCCTGCGTAACCTCGCCGCCCACGGCTCGGCCCCGAAGGCCACGGTGGTGATCACCAGCAGGGGCGTCCCGGTGGGGGCGGTGGTGTTCACCTGCGCGCTGTACCTGGTGGGAATCCTGCTGATCCTGTTCGCCGATGCGGGGTCGATCTTCTCGCTCGCGTTGGACGCGGCGTCGGTGGGCATCCTCCTCAGCTGGATGTCGATCTTCATCTCGCACCTGCGTTTCCGTGCGAGGGTGCGTGACGGGTCTCTCGACGGGGTCAGCTTCCGCATGCCCGGCTCCCCGTACACCGACTGGATCTGCCTGGCCGTCCTCGCCACGATCTTCTGCTCGCTGGCCCTCGATGGCGACACGTCCTACGCGGGGCTCATCGCCACGGTGGTGCTGGTCGCCGTCCACGGCGCGACGTACGAGATCGCCAAGCGCCGGGTCGCTCGTCACGGTCTTCCCGACGTGACGCCCGTCGGGCGAGCGCGGGACTGA
- a CDS encoding GNAT family N-acetyltransferase, producing the protein MTVFCVTDRMVLRRFTAADGDNLAALHGDAEVMRFVENGRPVPAEVVHNRTLPSLLSEYERLGGLGVFAAESSSDGEFLGWFEFRPPRQDALDDVELGYRLHRRHWGRGLATEGARALVRLGFTELDVRRVFATAMAVNHGSRRVLEKAGLRYVRTFHEDWPDPIPGSEHGDVEYELLRDDWRG; encoded by the coding sequence ATGACTGTCTTCTGCGTCACGGACCGCATGGTGCTCCGTCGCTTCACCGCCGCCGACGGCGACAATCTGGCCGCGCTGCACGGCGACGCGGAGGTGATGCGCTTCGTCGAGAACGGCAGGCCCGTACCCGCTGAGGTGGTGCACAACCGCACCCTGCCGTCCCTGTTGTCCGAGTACGAGCGGCTCGGCGGACTGGGGGTGTTCGCCGCCGAGTCCTCCTCCGACGGGGAGTTCCTCGGCTGGTTCGAGTTCCGGCCTCCCAGACAAGACGCTCTCGACGACGTGGAACTCGGCTACCGGCTGCATCGCCGACACTGGGGCCGGGGACTGGCCACCGAGGGGGCGCGGGCGCTGGTCCGTCTCGGGTTCACCGAGCTCGACGTGCGGCGGGTGTTCGCCACGGCGATGGCGGTGAACCACGGCTCCCGGCGGGTGCTGGAGAAGGCCGGCCTGCGTTACGTGCGCACGTTCCACGAGGACTGGCCCGACCCGATCCCCGGCTCCGAGCACGGCGACGTGGAGTACGAGCTGCTGCGCGACGACTGGCGGGGCTGA
- a CDS encoding DUF421 domain-containing protein: MNLFQSQMPWLELVVRGVVIYVTLLVLMRIVGQREAGGLGLTDVLIVVLIAQAAAGGLSGESDSITDSVLLVAVILACSVLVDAASYRFPRLAALLKARPRLMIKDGQLEHRVLKREFMTTEEVASQLRLHGIEDIGVVHRAYLEPNGMISVLLRERRTPDEPSKPSAE, from the coding sequence ATGAACCTGTTCCAATCGCAGATGCCGTGGCTCGAACTCGTCGTCCGAGGCGTGGTCATCTACGTGACGTTGCTGGTCCTCATGCGCATCGTGGGGCAGCGGGAGGCGGGTGGGCTCGGGCTCACCGACGTGCTGATCGTCGTGCTCATCGCGCAGGCCGCCGCGGGAGGCCTCTCCGGGGAGTCGGACAGCATCACCGACTCCGTCCTCCTCGTCGCGGTCATCCTGGCGTGCAGCGTGCTCGTCGACGCCGCTTCCTACCGGTTCCCTCGGTTGGCGGCGCTGTTGAAGGCCCGACCGCGTCTGATGATCAAGGACGGACAGCTCGAACACCGAGTGCTGAAGCGGGAGTTCATGACGACGGAGGAGGTGGCCAGTCAGCTGCGACTCCACGGTATCGAGGACATCGGCGTCGTCCATCGGGCGTATCTGGAGCCCAACGGAATGATCAGCGTCCTGCTCCGGGAACGTCGCACCCCGGACGAGCCCTCCAAGCCTTCCGCGGAATGA
- a CDS encoding MFS transporter: MSTVGSGPSPASDKRERRREQWGWYFYDWANSTFYTSVITVFGALYMSSVAALDAKSHPERNGPTPCVDEHGVDNNLVNCDISLLGLTFPAGSLWGYLLAASTVIQVLILPITGAIADRTQYKKRLLGFFAFLGSAASALLFFVADDRWELGVVLYILGNIGYGASIVTYYSFLPDIATPDERDDVSSRGWAFGYLGGGVALALQLAFYLNHETLGISEALAVRICYLSSGLWWALFTLVPLRRLTERQPPHGHEHGVSVLKAGFAELRDTLRAAKAFPLTLAFLGAYLVFTDGISTVVSVSAQYGSEELKFGNEVLIATILVIQFVAYLGGMLHGLAARRWGAKKTILASLVVWMVVLASAYFIEAGRQLQFYAVAAGIGLVLGGTNALSRSLYSQMIPAGKEAQYYSLYEIGERGTSWLGPLLFAGVGQATGSFRYAIIALLVFFVVGFVLVALIPVRRAIAEAGNPEPSVL, translated from the coding sequence ATGAGCACCGTGGGCAGTGGTCCGTCCCCCGCGTCCGACAAGCGCGAGCGGCGGCGGGAACAGTGGGGTTGGTACTTCTACGACTGGGCGAACTCGACGTTCTACACGTCGGTGATCACCGTGTTCGGCGCCCTCTACATGAGTTCGGTGGCGGCACTGGACGCCAAGTCGCACCCGGAACGCAACGGCCCCACCCCCTGTGTCGACGAGCACGGGGTGGACAACAACCTCGTCAACTGCGACATCAGTCTACTGGGCCTGACGTTCCCCGCCGGATCACTGTGGGGTTACCTCCTCGCCGCCTCCACCGTCATCCAGGTCCTGATCCTGCCGATCACGGGGGCCATCGCCGACCGCACGCAGTACAAAAAGCGCCTGCTCGGGTTCTTCGCCTTCCTGGGCTCCGCGGCCTCGGCCCTGCTGTTCTTCGTCGCGGACGACCGCTGGGAACTCGGCGTGGTGCTCTACATTCTCGGCAACATCGGCTACGGCGCCTCGATCGTGACCTACTACTCCTTCCTGCCCGACATCGCCACGCCCGACGAACGCGACGACGTGTCCTCGCGCGGCTGGGCGTTCGGCTACCTCGGCGGTGGAGTCGCGTTGGCGCTCCAACTCGCGTTCTACCTCAATCACGAGACCCTCGGCATCAGCGAGGCGCTCGCCGTCCGGATCTGCTACCTCTCCTCGGGACTGTGGTGGGCGCTGTTCACCCTCGTCCCGCTGCGCCGCCTGACCGAACGACAGCCGCCGCACGGGCACGAGCACGGCGTGTCGGTGCTCAAGGCCGGGTTCGCGGAACTGCGCGACACCCTTCGCGCGGCGAAGGCGTTCCCCCTGACGCTGGCGTTCCTCGGCGCCTACCTGGTGTTCACCGACGGGATCTCCACAGTGGTCTCCGTGTCCGCGCAGTACGGCTCCGAGGAGCTGAAGTTCGGCAACGAGGTGCTCATCGCGACCATTCTCGTGATCCAGTTCGTGGCCTACCTCGGCGGCATGCTGCACGGGCTCGCGGCGCGGCGCTGGGGCGCGAAGAAGACCATCCTGGCGAGCCTCGTGGTGTGGATGGTGGTGCTCGCCTCGGCGTACTTCATCGAGGCGGGCCGGCAACTGCAGTTCTACGCCGTGGCCGCGGGCATCGGCCTGGTGCTGGGCGGCACCAACGCGTTGTCCCGCTCGCTGTACAGCCAGATGATCCCGGCGGGCAAGGAAGCCCAGTACTACTCCCTGTACGAGATCGGTGAGCGCGGCACGTCCTGGCTGGGGCCCCTACTGTTCGCAGGTGTGGGCCAGGCCACCGGCTCGTTCCGGTACGCGATCATCGCGCTGCTCGTGTTCTTCGTCGTCGGATTCGTGCTGGTGGCGCTGATCCCGGTGCGGCGGGCGATCGCGGAGGCGGGCAATCCCGAACCGTCGGTGTTGTAG
- a CDS encoding thymidine kinase yields the protein MTAVHDDDTDPTDALSPVPAAAWRRDMPVTGKVKFCYGPMDCGKSTLALQIDHNLARQGRQGLLLVRHDRSGAAQISSRIGITRKALEVEADTDVRAVVRQAWEHGKHVDYLIVDEAQFLSPEQVEQLTDLADEACIDVYCFGIATDFRSELFPGARRLFELADELQPVQVEVLCWCGRPGRFNARVRDGVVLRTGDTVFVADTTSYASGGSSTGEVNSDTTRSSTETTTVRYQVLCRRHFRLGEVGPDASGPGQLQLT from the coding sequence GTGACCGCTGTGCATGACGACGACACCGATCCGACGGACGCCCTCTCCCCCGTACCCGCCGCGGCATGGCGACGGGACATGCCGGTGACGGGCAAAGTGAAGTTCTGCTACGGCCCGATGGACTGCGGCAAGTCGACGTTGGCACTGCAGATCGATCACAACCTCGCCCGGCAGGGACGCCAGGGGCTGCTGCTGGTCCGCCACGACCGCTCGGGTGCCGCGCAGATCAGCAGCCGTATCGGCATCACGCGGAAGGCGCTGGAGGTGGAGGCCGACACCGACGTCCGCGCGGTGGTGCGGCAGGCGTGGGAACACGGCAAGCACGTCGACTACCTGATCGTCGACGAGGCCCAGTTCCTCTCCCCCGAGCAGGTGGAGCAGCTCACCGACCTCGCCGACGAGGCCTGCATCGACGTGTACTGCTTCGGGATCGCGACCGACTTCCGCAGCGAGCTGTTCCCCGGCGCGCGACGACTGTTCGAGCTGGCCGACGAGCTCCAGCCCGTCCAGGTCGAGGTCCTGTGCTGGTGCGGCAGGCCCGGCCGGTTCAACGCCCGAGTCCGCGACGGTGTCGTCTTGCGCACCGGTGACACGGTCTTCGTGGCCGACACGACCTCGTACGCGAGCGGGGGCTCGTCAACCGGTGAGGTGAACTCGGACACGACACGCTCGTCGACGGAAACGACTACCGTGCGTTACCAGGTACTTTGTCGTCGGCACTTCCGTCTGGGCGAGGTAGGACCGGATGCGTCCGGGCCGGGGCAGCTCCAGCTGACCTGA
- a CDS encoding RNA polymerase-binding protein RbpA translates to MADRVLRGSRLGAVSYETDRNHDLAPRRTVRYRCPKNHEFEVPFSDDAEVPSTWECRLHGTESEILNGGAPEPKETKPPRTHWDMLLERRSIPELEELLNERLAELRNRRGRSS, encoded by the coding sequence ATGGCCGACCGTGTTCTTCGTGGAAGCCGGTTGGGTGCGGTCAGTTACGAGACCGACCGCAATCACGACCTAGCCCCCCGACGTACCGTGCGCTACAGGTGCCCGAAGAACCACGAGTTCGAGGTGCCGTTCTCCGACGACGCCGAGGTGCCCTCCACCTGGGAGTGCAGGCTGCACGGCACCGAGTCGGAGATCCTCAACGGCGGGGCACCCGAGCCCAAGGAGACGAAGCCGCCCAGGACGCACTGGGACATGCTGCTGGAGCGGCGGTCCATTCCGGAGTTGGAGGAGCTGCTCAACGAGCGGCTCGCCGAACTCCGGAACCGCAGGGGACGGTCGTCGTAA
- a CDS encoding polyprenol monophosphomannose synthase, translating into MAEGTQHRDEIDPVLVIIPTYNERDNLPPLVRRLHTVLPQVHVLVVDDGSPDGTGEVADKLAGEDDRVHVLHRTEKAGLGAAYIAGFRWALDHDYATVVEMDADGSHAPEDLPRLLDALHDADLVIGSRYVPGGALVNWPPHRQLLSRAANLYSRIALGVPVADITAGFRAYRRRVLERLPLNRIASQGYCFQIDLTWRTAQEDFRILEVPITFTERELGQSKMSGAIIGEALLKVAQWGLKRRGDQVRAWYDRLRR; encoded by the coding sequence ATGGCGGAGGGGACACAGCACAGGGATGAGATCGACCCGGTGCTGGTGATCATCCCGACCTACAACGAACGGGATAACCTCCCGCCACTCGTACGCCGGCTACACACGGTTCTGCCGCAGGTTCACGTGCTCGTGGTCGACGACGGCAGTCCCGACGGCACCGGTGAGGTCGCCGACAAGCTCGCGGGGGAGGACGACCGCGTGCACGTGCTCCACCGCACGGAGAAGGCCGGCCTCGGCGCCGCCTACATCGCCGGGTTCCGGTGGGCGCTCGACCACGACTACGCCACCGTTGTCGAGATGGACGCCGACGGCTCGCACGCCCCCGAGGACCTGCCTCGGCTGCTCGACGCCCTCCACGACGCCGATCTCGTCATCGGTTCCCGGTACGTGCCCGGCGGGGCGCTCGTGAACTGGCCGCCGCATCGGCAACTGCTGTCACGCGCCGCCAACCTGTACTCCCGGATCGCGCTCGGGGTCCCCGTCGCCGACATCACGGCCGGATTCCGGGCCTACCGTCGCCGGGTGCTCGAACGGCTTCCGCTGAACCGGATCGCGTCGCAGGGCTACTGCTTCCAGATCGACCTCACGTGGCGCACCGCGCAGGAGGACTTCCGCATCCTGGAGGTGCCCATCACCTTCACCGAGCGCGAGCTGGGCCAGTCGAAGATGAGCGGCGCCATCATCGGTGAGGCCCTCCTCAAGGTGGCGCAGTGGGGGCTGAAGCGCCGGGGCGACCAGGTGCGGGCCTGGTACGACCGGCTGCGTCGCTGA
- the lnt gene encoding apolipoprotein N-acyltransferase: MTATASPPGADPAPARRPTRPRRFLPVAVRVVLAAGSGLLFCAGFAPRPLWWVVPPAFAGLGLVLHGRRVWASAGYGLVFGLAFYLAHIVWIQDFLGEEFGPAPWLALSGVLAVYVAVACALMSVVSRLPGAPVWQALVFLAQESARMRWPFNGFPWGRVGFSQPEGAYLSLASLGGAPLVGFAVLVTGFGLAQLLVRVRTHGPRSGRALLAPALAVVLPLAAGLLTWPTIGTDPETGTRTVAVVQGNAPDVGIGLLDERETIRANHFAQSEALLADIRSGAVPRPDFVVWPETAADVRGPDPQLHALVEELDVPMLVGALYRPPGSELTENAVLVWEPGAGITDRYVKRELVPFAEYVPWRGIARWFTPFVDDTRDMRWGDRGAALDVAGARVGTVICYEAAYDYVARDNVRAGAELLVTPTNNAWFGPGEMSHQHLAMSRLRAVEHGRAVVVAATSGISAIVAPDGSVTRSTSLYSATSMVADVPLRQQTTLSDRLGAWTEYVLVGAAFVAVVAGFALRPRPKRTVTRADATEGEQHGGGDTAQG, from the coding sequence GTGACCGCCACGGCTTCCCCACCGGGCGCCGATCCGGCGCCCGCCCGTCGCCCCACGCGGCCTCGTCGGTTCCTCCCCGTCGCCGTCCGCGTCGTCCTGGCCGCGGGCTCCGGCCTGCTGTTCTGCGCCGGGTTCGCCCCCCGACCGCTGTGGTGGGTGGTGCCCCCGGCCTTCGCCGGACTCGGCCTCGTGCTGCACGGGCGCCGCGTGTGGGCCTCCGCGGGTTACGGGCTGGTCTTCGGTCTCGCGTTCTACCTCGCGCACATCGTCTGGATCCAGGACTTCCTCGGGGAGGAGTTCGGTCCCGCGCCGTGGCTCGCGCTCTCCGGCGTGCTCGCTGTCTACGTGGCGGTGGCGTGTGCCCTCATGTCGGTCGTCTCCCGGTTGCCCGGCGCCCCGGTGTGGCAGGCGCTGGTGTTCCTGGCGCAGGAGTCGGCTCGGATGCGCTGGCCGTTCAACGGCTTCCCGTGGGGGCGGGTGGGGTTCAGCCAGCCCGAAGGGGCCTACCTGTCCCTGGCCTCGCTCGGGGGCGCGCCGTTGGTCGGCTTCGCCGTGCTCGTCACCGGGTTCGGACTGGCGCAGCTCCTCGTGCGCGTCCGAACACACGGGCCTCGGTCCGGACGGGCTCTCCTCGCCCCGGCGCTCGCCGTGGTGCTGCCCCTGGCGGCCGGGTTGCTCACCTGGCCGACGATCGGCACGGACCCCGAGACCGGCACCCGCACCGTCGCCGTGGTGCAGGGCAACGCGCCCGACGTCGGCATCGGCCTGCTCGACGAACGGGAGACGATCCGCGCCAATCACTTCGCCCAAAGCGAGGCCCTGCTCGCCGACATCCGCTCCGGTGCGGTTCCCCGCCCGGATTTCGTCGTCTGGCCCGAGACGGCCGCCGATGTCCGGGGACCCGACCCGCAGCTTCACGCGCTGGTCGAGGAACTCGACGTGCCCATGCTGGTCGGCGCGCTCTACCGCCCACCCGGAAGCGAGCTGACCGAGAACGCCGTGCTCGTGTGGGAACCCGGCGCGGGGATCACCGATCGCTACGTCAAACGGGAGCTCGTGCCGTTCGCCGAGTACGTGCCGTGGCGAGGCATCGCCCGGTGGTTCACGCCGTTCGTCGACGACACCCGCGACATGCGGTGGGGCGACCGAGGTGCCGCCCTCGACGTCGCGGGCGCCAGGGTCGGGACGGTGATCTGTTACGAGGCCGCCTACGACTACGTGGCCAGGGACAACGTCCGGGCCGGCGCGGAGCTGCTCGTCACCCCCACCAACAACGCCTGGTTCGGGCCGGGGGAGATGAGCCACCAGCATCTCGCGATGTCACGGCTGCGCGCGGTCGAACACGGCCGGGCCGTCGTGGTGGCGGCCACCAGCGGGATCAGCGCGATCGTCGCGCCGGACGGTAGTGTCACCCGTTCCACCAGCCTCTACAGTGCCACGTCAATGGTGGCCGACGTGCCGCTGCGCCAGCAGACTACGCTGTCGGATCGACTCGGTGCGTGGACCGAGTACGTGCTGGTCGGGGCCGCGTTCGTCGCCGTGGTCGCCGGGTTCGCGCTCCGGCCGCGACCGAAGAGGACAGTAACGCGCGCAGATGCGACAGAAGGGGAGCAGCATGGCGGAGGGGACACAGCACAGGGATGA
- a CDS encoding amidohydrolase, with the protein MSSSNTTLLVGGRIHTPSSPDATAMAVTDGTVVWVGQDAPGRALHPDAEVVDLHGAFVAPAFVDAHVHTTNTGLHLTGLDLTGVRDAAELLAAVREAATSGEVVLAHGWDETTWTTPRLPSRAEIDEVAGDVPVYLSRVDVHSALVSSALLALVPDVARAEGYSADGPLTRAAHHAVRTAAYGAITADQRERAQRAFLRAAAAAGIVSVHECAGPDICGEDDLRALLRVAAEPGTVEVVPYWGALADTAALDLARELGLRGLGGDLFVDGALGSHTAALTEPYTDLPHTVGARYLDARAIADHVVACTEAGLQAGFHVIGDAAVAEVVEAFALAEKTVGQRALAKAGHRLEHVEMITREQATALARWNVTASMQPAFDALWGGPDGMYAARLGSERAATLNPFAALAAEGVPLAFGSDAPVTPLDPWASVRAAVHHRTSGSGISARAAFNAHTRGGHRAAGVNDGVTGSLVPGAPAHYAVWEADELVVATPDTRVQRWSTDPRSRVPGLPPLDPGVPLPRCLRTVRGGEIIYDAESGAPSAVSTEA; encoded by the coding sequence GTGAGTAGCAGCAACACGACGCTCCTGGTGGGCGGCCGTATCCACACCCCGAGTTCGCCCGACGCCACGGCCATGGCGGTCACCGACGGCACCGTCGTCTGGGTCGGCCAGGACGCGCCCGGCCGCGCGCTCCATCCCGACGCCGAGGTCGTGGACCTCCACGGCGCGTTCGTCGCCCCGGCGTTCGTCGACGCCCACGTGCACACCACCAACACCGGGCTGCACCTCACCGGGCTCGACCTCACCGGCGTCCGCGACGCGGCCGAACTCCTCGCGGCCGTCCGCGAGGCCGCCACCTCCGGCGAGGTGGTGCTCGCCCATGGCTGGGACGAGACGACCTGGACCACTCCTCGGTTACCCAGCCGTGCGGAAATCGACGAGGTCGCGGGCGACGTGCCCGTCTACCTCAGCCGTGTCGACGTGCACTCGGCGCTGGTGTCCAGCGCGCTGCTCGCCCTCGTGCCCGACGTGGCGCGCGCCGAGGGGTACTCCGCCGACGGCCCCCTGACCCGCGCCGCTCACCACGCGGTCCGCACGGCCGCCTACGGTGCGATCACCGCTGACCAGCGCGAACGCGCCCAGCGCGCCTTCCTGCGGGCCGCCGCGGCGGCGGGGATCGTCAGCGTCCACGAGTGCGCGGGCCCGGACATCTGCGGCGAGGACGACCTGCGCGCGCTCCTGCGCGTCGCCGCGGAGCCCGGAACCGTCGAGGTGGTGCCCTACTGGGGAGCACTCGCCGACACCGCCGCGCTCGACCTCGCCCGCGAACTCGGACTTCGCGGTCTCGGGGGAGACCTGTTCGTCGACGGGGCCCTCGGTTCCCACACCGCGGCGCTGACCGAGCCCTACACCGACCTGCCCCACACCGTGGGCGCCCGCTACCTCGACGCGCGGGCGATCGCCGACCACGTCGTCGCCTGCACCGAGGCGGGGCTGCAGGCAGGGTTCCACGTCATCGGCGACGCCGCCGTAGCGGAGGTCGTCGAGGCGTTCGCCCTCGCCGAGAAGACGGTGGGACAACGGGCTCTCGCCAAGGCGGGACACCGGCTCGAACACGTCGAGATGATCACGCGGGAGCAGGCCACCGCCCTCGCCCGCTGGAACGTCACCGCCTCCATGCAGCCCGCGTTCGACGCGCTGTGGGGCGGCCCCGACGGCATGTACGCCGCTCGGCTCGGTTCCGAGCGCGCCGCCACGCTCAACCCCTTCGCCGCGCTCGCCGCCGAGGGCGTGCCCCTGGCCTTCGGCTCCGACGCCCCCGTCACCCCGCTCGATCCGTGGGCGAGCGTGCGGGCCGCCGTGCACCACCGCACGTCCGGTTCCGGCATCTCCGCCCGCGCGGCCTTCAACGCCCACACGCGGGGAGGCCACCGCGCCGCCGGGGTGAACGACGGCGTCACCGGGAGCCTCGTCCCCGGCGCGCCCGCCCACTACGCGGTGTGGGAGGCCGACGAACTCGTCGTCGCCACGCCCGACACCCGCGTGCAACGCTGGTCCACCGACCCTCGGTCGCGGGTTCCGGGGCTGCCACCGCTCGATCCGGGAGTTCCGCTGCCGCGGTGCCTGCGCACCGTCCGCGGTGGAGAGATCATCTACGACGCCGAGTCCGGCGCCCCGTCGGCCGTGTCCACCGAGGCATAG
- a CDS encoding KamA family radical SAM protein: MTATQEPATELAEQPYTYRRVELVEPDWRRFPGWRDVTEAEWRDAQWQRVHCVRNVKQLRAVMGDLLEERFYEDLVADQQEMATMSMLLPPQMLNTMAPHAGTDPAKVTEAFYADPIRRYMMPLRSDRHPDWPSHPHSQRDSLHEAEMWVVEGLTHRYPTKVLAELLSTCPQYCGHCTRMDLVGNSTPQIDKHKLTLKPVDRQDAMIDYLKRTPGVRDVVVSGGDVANVPWHQLEAFLMRLLDIETVRDIRLATKALAGLPQHWLQPKVVEGLARVAGTARRRGVNLAIHTHVNHAQSVTPLVAEAARAALEVGVRDVRNQGVLMRGVNATPADLLDLCFALQGEANILPYYFYMCDMIPNAEHWRLAVWEAQELQHAIMGYLPGYATPRIVCDVPYVGKRWVHQVAEYDRERGISYWTKNYRTGIELDDPEALRRRYPYYDPVSTLPESGQRWWREHASK; the protein is encoded by the coding sequence GTGACTGCCACCCAGGAACCTGCTACCGAACTCGCGGAACAGCCCTACACCTATCGGCGGGTCGAGTTGGTCGAACCCGACTGGCGACGCTTTCCGGGCTGGCGCGACGTGACGGAGGCCGAGTGGCGTGACGCACAGTGGCAACGGGTTCACTGCGTGCGCAACGTCAAGCAGCTTCGCGCCGTCATGGGCGACCTGCTGGAGGAACGGTTCTACGAGGACCTCGTGGCCGACCAGCAGGAGATGGCGACGATGTCGATGTTGCTGCCGCCGCAGATGCTCAACACGATGGCGCCGCACGCGGGCACGGACCCGGCCAAGGTCACCGAAGCCTTCTACGCCGACCCGATCCGGCGCTACATGATGCCGCTGCGCAGCGACCGGCACCCGGACTGGCCGAGCCACCCGCACTCGCAGCGCGACTCGCTGCACGAGGCGGAGATGTGGGTCGTGGAGGGCTTGACCCACCGCTACCCCACCAAGGTGTTGGCCGAGTTGCTGTCGACCTGTCCGCAGTACTGCGGGCACTGCACGCGCATGGACCTGGTGGGCAACTCCACGCCGCAGATCGACAAGCACAAGCTCACGTTGAAGCCGGTCGACCGGCAGGACGCCATGATCGACTACCTGAAGCGTACGCCGGGCGTGCGCGACGTGGTGGTCTCCGGCGGGGACGTGGCGAACGTGCCGTGGCACCAGCTCGAAGCGTTCCTCATGCGACTGCTCGACATCGAGACCGTGCGCGACATCCGGCTCGCCACCAAGGCACTCGCCGGGTTGCCGCAGCACTGGCTCCAGCCCAAGGTCGTCGAGGGTCTCGCCCGCGTGGCGGGCACCGCGCGCCGGCGCGGGGTGAACCTCGCGATCCACACCCACGTCAACCACGCCCAGTCGGTGACCCCGCTGGTCGCCGAGGCCGCCCGCGCCGCCCTGGAGGTCGGCGTGCGGGACGTGCGCAACCAGGGCGTGTTGATGCGGGGCGTCAACGCGACCCCGGCGGACCTGCTCGACCTGTGCTTCGCGCTGCAGGGCGAGGCGAACATCCTGCCGTACTACTTCTACATGTGCGACATGATCCCCAACGCCGAGCACTGGCGGCTGGCGGTGTGGGAGGCGCAGGAGCTCCAGCACGCGATCATGGGCTACCTGCCCGGTTACGCCACCCCGCGCATCGTCTGCGACGTGCCGTACGTGGGCAAGCGGTGGGTGCACCAGGTCGCCGAGTACGACCGCGAGCGCGGCATCTCGTACTGGACGAAGAACTACCGCACCGGCATCGAGCTCGACGACCCGGAGGCGCTGCGTCGCCGCTACCCCTACTACGACCCGGTCTCGACACTGCCGGAGTCCGGTCAGCGGTGGTGGCGGGAGCACGCCTCGAAGTAG